One segment of Pseudodesulfovibrio sp. 5S69 DNA contains the following:
- a CDS encoding monovalent cation/H+ antiporter subunit D family protein → MEGVTTYSPILLPVVFTLLTPLFIYLCRGEENRREAISFIGAFLTFTSVLWMAPKVLAGQVLYYHVTTILPGISIAFAADGLSMVFALIAPFLWFFVTSYNIGYMRGLNEHAQTRYYVCFAVAIFGAIGVALSANVFTLYLFYEVITVFTYPLVYHHEDEEAKVGARKYIVYLMGTSKLFLLPAMVLTYVLVGNLDFNLSDIQHGMFTAQVVAAHPRLVALTYWLFILGIGKAALMPFHNWLPSAMVAPTPVSALLHAVAVVKAGVFCVSRIVLSAFGTKTAAALTMSQVFIGSPGSWLGDLSIGMGTAYIAAFTLTVASFIALTKDDIKARLAYSTVAQLSYIVLGVTTLVDSGVQGGVMHIAHHAFSKITLFMAAGAIYVACHLKKISLMDGLGRRMPLTFGAFGIASLSMIGMPPVCGFVSKWYLVNGTLDAHQWPLLCALLLSTALNAGYFVPITYRAFFKKPKPEANIGQYNEPSMTMVIPLCITAFISVFLGLYPQTFLNFVNVLGKF, encoded by the coding sequence ATGGAAGGTGTAACGACATATAGTCCCATTCTTCTGCCGGTGGTGTTCACGCTCCTCACGCCGCTCTTCATCTACCTCTGTAGAGGGGAGGAGAACCGGCGGGAGGCGATCAGCTTCATCGGTGCGTTTCTGACCTTCACCTCGGTGCTCTGGATGGCGCCGAAAGTCCTCGCCGGACAGGTCCTCTACTACCACGTAACCACCATCCTGCCGGGCATCAGCATCGCCTTTGCCGCGGACGGGCTGTCCATGGTCTTCGCCCTGATCGCCCCGTTCCTCTGGTTCTTCGTGACCAGCTACAACATCGGCTACATGCGCGGGCTGAACGAGCACGCGCAGACCCGCTATTACGTCTGCTTCGCGGTGGCCATCTTCGGCGCCATCGGCGTGGCCTTGTCGGCCAACGTGTTCACGCTCTACCTCTTCTACGAGGTTATCACCGTGTTCACGTACCCGCTGGTCTACCACCATGAGGACGAGGAGGCCAAGGTCGGCGCCCGCAAGTACATCGTCTACTTGATGGGTACCTCCAAGCTCTTCCTCCTGCCCGCCATGGTCCTGACCTACGTGCTGGTCGGCAACCTCGACTTCAATCTGTCCGACATCCAGCACGGCATGTTCACCGCCCAGGTCGTCGCGGCCCACCCCAGACTGGTGGCCCTGACCTACTGGTTGTTCATCCTCGGCATCGGCAAGGCGGCGCTCATGCCGTTCCACAACTGGCTGCCCTCGGCCATGGTCGCGCCCACCCCGGTCTCGGCCTTGCTGCACGCGGTGGCGGTCGTCAAGGCCGGCGTGTTCTGCGTCAGCCGCATCGTGCTCTCGGCCTTCGGGACCAAGACCGCGGCGGCCCTGACCATGAGCCAGGTCTTCATCGGCTCGCCCGGCTCCTGGCTCGGCGACCTGTCCATCGGCATGGGCACCGCGTACATCGCGGCCTTCACCCTGACGGTGGCCTCGTTCATCGCCCTGACCAAGGACGACATCAAGGCGCGGCTGGCCTACTCGACCGTGGCCCAGTTGTCCTACATCGTCCTCGGCGTGACCACGCTCGTGGACTCGGGCGTGCAGGGCGGCGTCATGCACATCGCCCACCACGCCTTCTCCAAGATCACGCTCTTCATGGCCGCAGGTGCCATCTACGTCGCCTGCCACCTGAAGAAGATCAGCCTCATGGACGGGCTCGGTCGGCGCATGCCGCTGACCTTCGGTGCCTTTGGTATCGCCTCCCTGTCCATGATCGGCATGCCGCCGGTCTGCGGGTTCGTCTCCAAATGGTACCTGGTCAACGGCACGCTCGATGCGCACCAGTGGCCGCTGCTTTGCGCGTTGCTCCTTTCGACGGCGCTCAACGCTGGCTACTTCGTGCCCATCACCTACAGGGCCTTCTTCAAGAAGCCCAAGCCCGAAGCCAACATCGGCCAGTACAACGAGCCGTCCATGACCATGGTCATCCCGCTGTGCATCACGGCCTTCATCTCGGTGTTCTTGGGTCTGTATCCGCAGACATTCCTGAACTTCGTCAACGTTCTCGGCAAGTTCTAG
- a CDS encoding diguanylate cyclase domain-containing protein, whose product MNDQLQKILIVDDSRTNLALLNHMLRDVECRVVQADSGLEAVDMARNDDFALILLDIQMPGMNGYEAASKIKEHERSRNVPIIFITAIFQDEENVRQGYETGAVDYLFRPVDVDILISKVKAFLQMNRQKVLLEQEVEQRRRTEAALREAEEKYRSIFERAIEGIFQCTPEGEFMEANPAMLRILGYDRMEDVVGRPAFRDRFMPEENERQMYRELMMRNGVVTGFEFRLQRRNGEVVWCSESSRVVRPGNGDDFIEGVLEDISERKNVEFELKRLATQDSLTGIANRHRFFDRLEHALAVAKRYGTKVAVLFVDLDDFKRVNDTHGHQTGDELLRQVAERLQQRTRESDTLARLGGDEFGILLPGIDDQTGTLSFTRNLLEVVRQPYDVGGLKLVIGATIGISFYPDDGKDTVTLISRADAAMYGAKKKGRADYGTFAEYDSPG is encoded by the coding sequence ATGAACGACCAGTTGCAGAAGATTCTCATCGTCGATGATTCCCGGACCAACCTGGCCCTGCTCAACCACATGCTCCGCGACGTGGAGTGCAGGGTGGTCCAGGCGGACAGCGGCCTGGAGGCCGTGGACATGGCCCGGAACGACGATTTCGCGCTGATTCTTCTGGACATCCAGATGCCCGGCATGAACGGCTACGAGGCCGCTTCGAAGATCAAGGAGCACGAGCGCAGCCGCAACGTGCCGATCATTTTCATCACCGCCATCTTCCAGGACGAGGAGAACGTGCGCCAGGGCTACGAGACCGGGGCCGTGGACTACCTCTTCCGGCCCGTGGACGTGGACATCCTGATCAGCAAGGTCAAGGCGTTTCTGCAGATGAACCGGCAGAAGGTCCTGCTCGAACAGGAAGTGGAACAGCGCCGTCGCACCGAGGCCGCCCTGCGCGAGGCCGAGGAGAAGTACCGTTCCATCTTCGAGCGGGCCATCGAGGGAATTTTCCAATGCACCCCGGAAGGGGAGTTCATGGAGGCCAACCCGGCCATGCTGCGCATCCTCGGCTATGACCGCATGGAGGACGTGGTCGGCAGGCCGGCTTTCCGGGACCGGTTCATGCCCGAAGAGAACGAGCGGCAGATGTACCGCGAGCTCATGATGCGCAACGGGGTCGTGACCGGATTCGAGTTCCGCCTGCAGCGCCGCAACGGGGAGGTCGTCTGGTGCTCGGAGTCCTCCAGGGTGGTCCGTCCGGGCAACGGGGACGATTTCATCGAGGGCGTCCTTGAAGATATCTCCGAGCGCAAGAACGTCGAGTTCGAGCTCAAGCGGCTGGCCACCCAGGACAGCCTGACCGGCATCGCCAACCGGCACCGCTTCTTTGACCGGCTGGAGCACGCCCTGGCCGTGGCCAAGCGCTACGGGACCAAGGTGGCGGTGCTCTTCGTCGATCTCGACGACTTCAAGCGCGTCAACGACACCCACGGCCACCAGACCGGGGACGAACTCCTGCGCCAAGTCGCGGAGCGGTTGCAGCAGCGCACCCGCGAGTCCGATACCCTGGCCCGGCTGGGCGGGGACGAGTTCGGCATCCTCCTGCCCGGCATCGACGACCAGACCGGGACCTTGAGCTTCACCCGGAACCTTCTCGAAGTGGTCCGGCAGCCCTATGACGTGGGCGGCCTGAAACTGGTCATCGGGGCGACCATCGGCATCAGCTTCTATCCCGACGACGGGAAGGACACCGTGACCCTTATCAGCCGGGCGGACGCAGCCATGTACGGGGCCAAGAAAAAGGGCCGGGCCGATTACGGCACCTTCGCAGAATATGATTCGCCGGGGTAG
- a CDS encoding NADH-quinone oxidoreductase subunit B, which yields MDPPIVNMKLAQDLFDVCRSMSLWPMTFGLACCAIEMMATGMARFDMARFGAEVFRPSPRQSDVMIVAGTVTKKMAPSVVRLYEQMPGPKWVIAMGNCAISGGPFKIKDNYNVIEGVDTLIPVDVYVPGCPPRPEGLLEGFFELQRLITGKRWWPVAAKVEG from the coding sequence ATGGATCCGCCCATCGTCAACATGAAACTGGCCCAGGACCTCTTCGACGTCTGTCGTTCCATGTCCCTGTGGCCCATGACCTTTGGTCTGGCCTGCTGCGCCATCGAGATGATGGCCACCGGCATGGCCCGGTTCGACATGGCCCGGTTCGGGGCGGAGGTCTTCCGGCCTTCGCCACGTCAGTCCGACGTCATGATCGTGGCCGGCACCGTGACCAAGAAGATGGCGCCGTCCGTGGTTCGGCTCTATGAACAGATGCCCGGGCCCAAGTGGGTCATCGCCATGGGCAACTGCGCCATCTCCGGCGGCCCCTTCAAGATCAAGGACAACTACAACGTGATCGAGGGGGTGGACACGCTCATCCCCGTGGACGTCTATGTGCCGGGCTGCCCGCCCAGGCCCGAGGGGCTGCTTGAGGGGTTCTTCGAGCTGCAGCGTCTGATCACCGGCAAACGCTGGTGGCCCGTCGCCGCCAAGGTGGAGGGGTAG
- a CDS encoding 2-phosphosulfolactate phosphatase — protein MIVNVVECLSGAQRAKGLVVIVDVFRSTTLGCFLAAGGVAEYIVTDSLDRARAMAAERGGKVIGELVDVPPREFDYLNSPALIEKADIRGETLIHVTNAGTRGLMVCENADEVVMGSFVNARAVVDYVLAKQPEVVTLVAMGTGGVMRAQEDMMCAMYIKNEIEGYPNSFKTLKKFLHDVDTAAKFFDDAREDCPEEDFDLCMDLDRFDFILKGEPVEGGVRLERVDVPARETA, from the coding sequence ATGATCGTGAATGTGGTGGAATGTTTGTCCGGCGCGCAGCGTGCCAAGGGGCTGGTCGTCATCGTGGATGTGTTCCGGTCCACCACCCTGGGCTGCTTTCTGGCGGCCGGGGGTGTGGCCGAGTACATCGTCACCGACAGCCTGGACCGGGCGCGGGCCATGGCCGCCGAGCGCGGCGGCAAGGTTATCGGCGAACTGGTGGACGTCCCGCCCAGGGAATTCGACTATCTCAACTCCCCGGCCCTCATCGAGAAGGCGGACATCCGGGGCGAGACGCTGATCCACGTGACCAACGCGGGCACGCGCGGGCTGATGGTCTGCGAGAACGCGGACGAGGTTGTCATGGGCTCCTTCGTCAATGCCCGGGCCGTGGTCGACTATGTCCTGGCCAAACAGCCCGAGGTGGTCACTCTGGTGGCCATGGGCACCGGCGGGGTCATGCGCGCCCAGGAGGACATGATGTGCGCCATGTACATCAAGAATGAGATCGAGGGATATCCCAACAGCTTCAAGACCCTGAAGAAATTCCTCCACGATGTGGACACGGCGGCCAAGTTTTTCGACGACGCCCGCGAGGATTGCCCGGAGGAGGATTTCGACCTGTGCATGGATCTCGACCGCTTCGATTTCATCCTCAAGGGTGAACCGGTGGAGGGCGGGGTGAGGCTCGAAAGGGTGGATGTGCCCGCACGGGAGACCGCCTGA
- a CDS encoding NADH-quinone oxidoreductase subunit J, with product MEVLAKIAFGVYTLVILGGAVLAVSSSSLVRALIGLITTLVGVAGMYLLLATPFMAFMQLLIYIGAVSVLIFFAVMLTRAEKGGDESGKAPMKRYLYGLAATMAPAALLGWLVLTRPAASVAVPVEVTIKQLGDGLLGSYFLPFELISVILMVAMTGAVLLVWEKRGHKNGGDK from the coding sequence ATGGAAGTCTTGGCAAAAATAGCATTCGGCGTGTACACGCTCGTCATTTTGGGCGGGGCCGTCCTCGCCGTGTCGAGCAGCAGCCTGGTGCGTGCCCTGATCGGCCTGATCACCACGCTCGTCGGCGTGGCCGGGATGTACCTGCTCCTGGCGACGCCCTTCATGGCCTTCATGCAATTGCTCATCTATATCGGCGCGGTCAGCGTCCTGATCTTCTTCGCGGTCATGCTGACCCGGGCGGAGAAGGGCGGCGACGAATCCGGCAAGGCGCCCATGAAGCGCTACCTGTATGGATTGGCGGCCACCATGGCCCCGGCGGCCCTGCTGGGCTGGCTGGTCCTGACCCGGCCCGCCGCGTCCGTGGCCGTGCCCGTGGAAGTGACCATCAAGCAACTCGGCGACGGGCTCCTCGGTTCCTACTTCCTGCCCTTCGAACTGATCTCGGTCATCCTGATGGTCGCCATGACCGGCGCCGTCCTGCTGGTCTGGGAAAAGCGGGGCCATAAGAACGGGGGGGATAAGTAA
- the nuoK gene encoding NADH-quinone oxidoreductase subunit NuoK, protein MSALTLYQIVALILLCAGLFGLTQRRSLVGMLISVELMLNGAGLSMVAAAQLTDFSAVLGQLGTLFVMGLAAAEATLVLAMIVVVARRFKSAKSSDITTLKE, encoded by the coding sequence ATGAGCGCGTTGACCCTTTATCAAATCGTCGCCCTGATCCTCCTGTGCGCCGGCCTGTTCGGCCTGACCCAGCGCAGGAGCCTCGTGGGCATGCTGATCTCGGTGGAGCTGATGCTCAACGGCGCGGGCCTGTCCATGGTGGCGGCCGCGCAGCTGACCGATTTCAGCGCGGTCCTCGGACAGCTCGGCACCCTGTTCGTCATGGGCCTGGCCGCAGCCGAAGCCACGTTGGTCCTGGCCATGATCGTGGTGGTTGCAAGGCGTTTCAAATCCGCCAAATCCAGTGACATCACTACTCTGAAGGAATAA
- the nuoH gene encoding NADH-quinone oxidoreductase subunit NuoH — MNAFLTNLIVLIIAAVAAMVWLGINALVWVYCERKFAGHIQRRPGPFEVGPHGALQPLIDGLKLMGKQLLTPDNADAALYWLAPILSMLPVLLLFLPIPYGPVLTGMDVNLGLLLILAFSSFNGLAVILAGWASNNKWGVLGAARAVSQTVAYEIPLLLTVLAISFMTGTLSLTEITAMQDGYIWNWFIFRNPFTFLAFFVFIIAMFGETNRAPFDLAEAESELTAGFHTEYSSMGFGLFFMAEYGYMVVMCSVCSVLFLGGYHGPFPGVDGWWWMLIKTYALLSLMVWARWTYPRVRFDQLLNINWKWLLPLATFNLLAIALIVKL; from the coding sequence ATGAACGCATTCTTAACAAACCTGATAGTCCTGATCATCGCGGCGGTCGCCGCCATGGTCTGGCTGGGGATAAACGCCCTGGTGTGGGTCTACTGCGAGCGCAAGTTCGCGGGCCACATCCAGCGCCGTCCCGGCCCCTTCGAGGTCGGCCCCCACGGAGCGCTCCAGCCGCTCATCGACGGGCTGAAGCTTATGGGCAAACAGCTCTTGACCCCGGACAACGCGGACGCGGCCCTGTATTGGCTCGCCCCGATCCTGTCCATGCTGCCGGTGCTGCTGCTCTTCCTGCCCATCCCGTACGGCCCGGTGCTGACCGGCATGGACGTCAACCTCGGCCTGCTGCTCATCCTGGCCTTCTCCAGCTTCAACGGGCTGGCCGTCATCCTGGCGGGCTGGGCCTCCAACAACAAGTGGGGCGTGCTCGGCGCGGCCCGTGCCGTGTCCCAGACCGTGGCCTACGAGATTCCGTTGCTGCTGACCGTGCTGGCCATTTCGTTCATGACCGGCACCCTGAGTCTGACCGAGATCACGGCCATGCAGGACGGCTACATCTGGAACTGGTTCATCTTCAGGAACCCGTTCACGTTCCTGGCCTTCTTCGTCTTCATCATCGCCATGTTCGGCGAGACCAACCGCGCCCCGTTTGACTTGGCCGAGGCCGAGTCCGAACTGACCGCCGGGTTCCATACCGAGTATTCCTCCATGGGCTTCGGCCTCTTCTTCATGGCGGAATACGGCTACATGGTCGTCATGTGTTCCGTCTGCTCCGTCCTGTTCCTGGGCGGCTACCACGGCCCCTTCCCCGGCGTCGACGGATGGTGGTGGATGCTCATCAAGACCTACGCCCTGTTGTCGCTCATGGTCTGGGCCCGCTGGACCTACCCCCGCGTCCGGTTCGACCAGCTCCTGAACATCAACTGGAAATGGTTGCTGCCGCTGGCCACCTTCAACCTGTTGGCCATCGCGCTGATCGTGAAGCTGTAG
- a CDS encoding NADH-quinone oxidoreductase subunit C has translation MLQALEGIATQCVAKQDPAATGHAWSVFLAPGQIVRAARKLFEAEYSLEDIFALDVDEGFLVQYHFNRWTLNERVVLRILVGKDNPVVPSITSVFDGAEWHERETRDFHGVEFEGNPNLVPLLMPVEDKDLCPLCKTDKTRKSIKDLLSLGEVVSCSAEVEALFAEAEAGEASDA, from the coding sequence ATGTTGCAGGCTTTGGAAGGAATCGCGACCCAGTGCGTCGCCAAACAGGATCCGGCGGCCACGGGGCACGCTTGGTCGGTCTTTTTGGCGCCGGGCCAGATAGTCAGGGCCGCCAGGAAGCTGTTCGAGGCCGAATATTCCCTTGAGGACATCTTCGCCCTGGACGTGGATGAGGGGTTTTTGGTGCAGTATCATTTCAACCGATGGACCCTGAACGAACGGGTCGTCCTCCGCATCCTCGTCGGCAAGGACAACCCCGTGGTCCCGTCCATCACGTCCGTCTTCGACGGCGCCGAGTGGCATGAGCGGGAGACCCGCGACTTCCACGGCGTCGAGTTCGAAGGCAATCCCAACCTCGTGCCGCTGCTCATGCCGGTGGAGGACAAGGACCTCTGTCCGCTGTGCAAGACCGACAAGACGCGCAAGTCCATCAAGGACCTGCTCTCCCTGGGGGAAGTCGTGTCCTGCTCCGCGGAAGTGGAAGCATTGTTTGCGGAAGCGGAGGCCGGGGAGGCCTCCGACGCGTAG
- a CDS encoding 4Fe-4S binding protein: MGKFKKNVIQPILDCWSLIVGLKITGKYFCKPLITVHYPREVIDDENLSTYGGHVELIGKPKDPATPKCISCMMCVTNCPSKCLTVVKSKPPKPTAAEEAAMKAAEEAGEKVKKPKAPKNPAKFIYDYTLCSLCGTCIENCPAKSLRFSNDIYWVATSRKEMKLDLLARLKAQATELSAPAHKTEAVPAAAEKEA; the protein is encoded by the coding sequence ATGGGTAAATTCAAGAAAAACGTCATTCAGCCGATTCTCGACTGCTGGTCCCTGATCGTGGGCCTGAAGATCACGGGCAAGTACTTCTGCAAGCCCCTGATCACGGTCCACTATCCGCGCGAGGTCATCGACGACGAGAATCTGTCAACATACGGCGGGCACGTCGAACTCATCGGCAAGCCCAAGGATCCGGCCACGCCCAAATGCATTTCCTGCATGATGTGCGTGACCAACTGCCCGAGCAAATGCCTCACCGTGGTCAAGTCCAAGCCTCCCAAGCCCACCGCCGCGGAGGAAGCGGCCATGAAGGCGGCCGAGGAAGCGGGGGAAAAGGTCAAGAAGCCCAAGGCCCCCAAGAACCCGGCCAAGTTCATCTACGACTACACCCTGTGCTCGCTGTGCGGCACCTGCATTGAAAACTGTCCGGCCAAGTCGCTGAGATTCTCCAATGACATCTATTGGGTGGCGACTTCCAGGAAAGAGATGAAACTCGATCTTCTCGCCCGGCTCAAGGCGCAGGCCACGGAACTTTCCGCGCCTGCCCACAAGACCGAGGCCGTTCCGGCCGCGGCGGAGAAGGAGGCCTAA
- a CDS encoding NADH-quinone oxidoreductase subunit A — protein sequence MIFNWLHFAIVLFLLAGLLFAIGPLILAGLLAPKARGGDIGMPYECGMIPYGSSWARWGVSYYVYALIFLAFDVDVLYLFPVSTAYADAEGWVPFVKVFIFLFFLILSVIYFWAKGVFTWPRRIQ from the coding sequence ATGATTTTCAATTGGCTGCATTTTGCAATTGTCTTGTTTCTGCTCGCTGGCCTGCTGTTTGCCATCGGGCCGTTGATTCTGGCTGGGCTGCTCGCCCCCAAAGCGAGGGGAGGGGATATCGGCATGCCGTACGAGTGCGGCATGATCCCCTACGGCAGTTCGTGGGCCCGGTGGGGCGTATCCTACTACGTATACGCCCTGATCTTCCTGGCCTTCGACGTTGACGTCCTTTACCTGTTCCCGGTCTCCACGGCGTATGCAGACGCCGAAGGCTGGGTGCCCTTCGTGAAGGTCTTCATCTTCCTGTTCTTCCTTATTCTCTCCGTCATCTATTTTTGGGCGAAAGGGGTGTTCACATGGCCGCGCAGGATTCAGTAG
- a CDS encoding NADH-quinone oxidoreductase subunit D has translation MSAYQNTEQMKGDFYTQKFEAGKQDGTLIINMGPQHPSTHGVLRIVIEVDGEYIVRAEPVLGYLHRMHEKMGETQTWGGFIPNMGRVDYGHAMAWNWAYVGAVEKLMGIEVPERAEYLRVIMTELNRLASHLLWWGAYILDLGAFTPIMYAFDDREMLLDILQRPSASRLTYSNFRVGGVQMDIDDKCVELIKAFIPHFRERLPMYHDLVTENLILRRRIEGIGVIDQDMCRRYGCTGPVVRGAGVPYDVRKNEPYSVYDRFDFEIPTQDSCCSAGRYHVRLAEMEQSMRIIEQALEQLPSAEGGHIVDKAPKPAMKPPVGEAYFNVEGGRGKIGVYVVSDGSKVPYRVKLRAPGFSNLSAFAEAATGTLLADAVAILGSLDLIIPEIDR, from the coding sequence ATGTCGGCTTACCAGAATACAGAACAAATGAAGGGTGATTTCTACACCCAGAAGTTCGAGGCCGGGAAGCAGGACGGCACCCTGATCATCAATATGGGTCCGCAACACCCGTCGACGCACGGCGTTTTGCGGATCGTGATCGAGGTGGACGGCGAGTACATCGTCCGTGCCGAGCCCGTGCTGGGCTACCTGCACCGCATGCATGAAAAAATGGGCGAGACCCAAACCTGGGGCGGATTCATCCCCAACATGGGCCGCGTCGACTACGGCCACGCCATGGCCTGGAACTGGGCCTATGTGGGCGCCGTGGAAAAACTGATGGGCATCGAGGTGCCGGAAAGGGCGGAGTACCTGCGGGTCATCATGACCGAGCTCAACCGCCTGGCCTCCCACCTGTTGTGGTGGGGCGCCTACATCCTCGACCTCGGTGCATTCACGCCCATCATGTACGCCTTCGACGATCGCGAAATGCTCCTGGACATCCTGCAGAGGCCGTCGGCCTCCAGGCTGACCTACAGCAACTTCCGCGTCGGCGGCGTGCAGATGGACATCGACGACAAGTGCGTCGAGTTGATCAAGGCGTTCATCCCGCACTTCCGCGAGAGACTGCCCATGTATCACGATCTCGTCACCGAGAACCTCATCCTGCGCCGCCGCATCGAGGGCATCGGGGTCATCGACCAGGACATGTGTCGCCGCTACGGCTGCACCGGTCCCGTGGTCCGTGGCGCCGGCGTTCCCTACGACGTGCGCAAGAACGAGCCGTACTCGGTCTACGACCGTTTCGATTTCGAGATTCCCACGCAGGATTCCTGCTGTTCCGCCGGACGCTACCACGTCCGCCTGGCCGAGATGGAGCAGAGCATGCGCATCATCGAGCAGGCCCTGGAGCAGCTCCCGTCAGCGGAGGGCGGGCACATCGTGGACAAGGCTCCCAAGCCGGCCATGAAGCCGCCCGTGGGCGAGGCCTACTTCAACGTGGAAGGAGGCCGCGGCAAGATCGGTGTCTACGTCGTGTCCGACGGCAGCAAGGTGCCGTACCGCGTCAAGCTGCGCGCGCCGGGCTTCTCCAATCTGAGCGCGTTCGCCGAGGCCGCCACCGGGACGCTCCTGGCGGACGCCGTCGCCATCCTGGGCAGCCTGGACCTGATCATTCCTGAAATCGACCGGTAG
- a CDS encoding Na(+)/H(+) antiporter subunit D, with protein sequence MGTDIFIHPAAGFLLLALLVPLMPASLWKNKALRGGLAIIPPLIALYSIFTVEPGSYGVVHYLDQALIFGRVDKLSIVFAQVFAIISFIGCIYGMHVEDKGHYVCASLYVAGGFGCVFAGDLLTVFLFWELMSIGSTFLIWQARTQESVHAGFRYFLYHTVGGLFLLGGLLLKYKATGGFAFDLVNPAEAHLYDWLILTGFCVNAAVVPLHAWLPDAYPRASVAGAVYMCAFTTKTAVYVLCRGFAGWEVLAIAGTFMAVYGVLYACIENNARRILSYHIVSQVGYMVAGIGIGTAMTINGAVAHAYAHILYKGLLFMGAGAILYSVGTAKLDELGGLVTKLPWVMVWYMVAALSISGMPLFNGFISKTMTIAGAAEHHRTLLALGMEVAAVGTFISVGIKLPYFAFWGRKKEFTGEVKPLPMNMYVGMALGGLLCIAQGVYPHMLYRYLPMAVEGHAFDPWTVDKVINACLLLGFSGLAFYLTRYIITPHKALNLDFDWFYRLIGKVTMRAICWPSAKVDDVWTEVYRTVGLRGLIGMGKGTSWFDKKGIDTVVDGSAYTVRNIGRAGAKVQTANLQDYLALAAVLGLGIFALIWYFG encoded by the coding sequence ATGGGGACTGATATCTTCATCCACCCCGCCGCGGGCTTCCTCCTGCTGGCCCTGCTGGTGCCGTTGATGCCGGCGAGCTTGTGGAAGAACAAGGCCCTCCGGGGTGGGCTGGCGATCATTCCGCCGCTCATCGCCCTGTATTCCATCTTCACGGTGGAGCCGGGCTCCTACGGGGTGGTGCACTACCTTGACCAGGCCCTGATCTTCGGGCGCGTGGACAAATTGTCCATCGTCTTCGCCCAGGTCTTTGCCATCATCTCCTTTATCGGCTGCATCTACGGCATGCACGTGGAAGACAAGGGGCACTACGTCTGCGCCTCGCTCTACGTGGCAGGCGGATTCGGCTGCGTGTTCGCGGGCGACCTGCTGACGGTCTTCCTGTTCTGGGAGTTGATGTCCATCGGCTCGACCTTCCTCATCTGGCAGGCCAGGACCCAGGAATCCGTGCACGCCGGTTTCCGCTACTTCCTGTACCACACGGTGGGCGGCCTGTTCCTGCTCGGCGGCCTGCTGCTGAAATACAAGGCCACAGGCGGCTTCGCCTTTGACCTCGTCAACCCGGCCGAGGCCCATCTCTACGATTGGCTGATCCTGACCGGTTTCTGCGTCAACGCCGCCGTCGTGCCCCTGCACGCCTGGCTGCCGGACGCCTACCCCCGCGCGTCCGTGGCCGGTGCGGTGTACATGTGCGCCTTCACCACCAAGACCGCGGTCTACGTGCTCTGCCGGGGCTTCGCCGGCTGGGAGGTCCTGGCCATCGCCGGTACCTTCATGGCGGTCTACGGAGTCCTTTACGCGTGCATTGAAAACAACGCCCGGCGCATCCTGTCGTACCACATCGTCTCCCAGGTGGGATACATGGTCGCAGGCATCGGCATCGGCACGGCCATGACCATCAACGGCGCCGTGGCCCACGCCTATGCCCACATCCTGTACAAGGGGCTGCTCTTCATGGGCGCCGGCGCGATCCTGTACTCGGTCGGCACGGCCAAACTGGACGAACTCGGCGGCCTGGTCACCAAGCTGCCCTGGGTCATGGTCTGGTATATGGTCGCGGCCCTGTCCATCTCCGGCATGCCGTTGTTCAACGGCTTCATCTCGAAGACCATGACCATTGCGGGCGCCGCCGAGCACCACCGCACGCTCCTAGCCCTCGGCATGGAGGTCGCGGCGGTCGGTACGTTCATCTCGGTGGGCATCAAGCTCCCATACTTCGCGTTCTGGGGGCGCAAGAAAGAGTTCACGGGCGAGGTCAAGCCCCTGCCCATGAACATGTACGTGGGCATGGCCTTGGGCGGCCTGCTGTGCATCGCCCAGGGCGTCTATCCCCACATGCTCTACCGGTACCTGCCCATGGCGGTGGAAGGGCACGCCTTCGACCCCTGGACCGTGGACAAGGTCATCAACGCCTGCCTGCTGCTCGGCTTCTCCGGCCTGGCCTTCTACCTGACACGGTACATCATCACGCCGCACAAGGCGCTCAACCTGGACTTCGACTGGTTCTACCGCCTGATCGGCAAGGTGACCATGCGGGCCATCTGCTGGCCCTCGGCCAAGGTTGACGACGTCTGGACCGAGGTCTACCGGACCGTCGGCCTGCGCGGGCTCATCGGCATGGGGAAAGGCACTTCCTGGTTCGACAAGAAGGGCATCGACACGGTGGTGGACGGCAGCGCCTACACCGTCAGGAACATCGGCAGGGCGGGGGCCAAGGTCCAGACGGCCAACCTGCAGGACTACCTGGCGCTGGCCGCCGTTCTCGGCTTGGGCATCTTCGCCCTGATATGGTACTTCGGCTAA